From the genome of Deinococcus sp. JMULE3, one region includes:
- a CDS encoding gamma-glutamylcyclotransferase, translated as MTDPGPPRVFVYGTLLPGERNAHVAARGFTARPATLRGFTLHHLHPEGYPALSPGPADAAVRGAVLTYDPPAWEVALPGLDDLEGLHDTPPLYTRQLASLQVDGEEGLTAWVYVYARADRLRAPGASVVPSGDWRDVPDRDQRGADGR; from the coding sequence ATGACCGATCCCGGCCCCCCCCGCGTGTTCGTGTACGGCACCCTGCTGCCCGGCGAACGCAACGCCCACGTCGCCGCGCGCGGTTTCACGGCGCGCCCCGCCACGCTGCGCGGCTTCACCCTGCACCACCTCCACCCCGAGGGGTACCCGGCCCTGAGTCCCGGCCCGGCGGACGCGGCGGTGCGCGGCGCGGTCCTGACCTACGACCCCCCGGCGTGGGAGGTGGCCCTGCCCGGCCTGGACGACCTGGAGGGCCTGCACGACACGCCGCCCCTGTACACCCGCCAGCTCGCGTCCCTGCAGGTGGACGGCGAAGAGGGCCTCACCGCCTGGGTGTACGTGTACGCCCGCGCGGACCGCCTCCGGGCGCCGGGCGCGAGCGTGGTGCCCAGCGGCGACTGGCGGGACGTGCCGGACCGGGACCAGCGCGGCGCCGACGGGCGGTAA
- the rpsO gene encoding 30S ribosomal protein S15 — translation MIDKKQTIETHAKHGTDTGSTAVQIALLTERINNLSVHLTANKKDKHGQRGLQLLNGQRRRLLKYLERTSYDEYIALTDQLKIRRGQRIVR, via the coding sequence ATGATCGACAAGAAGCAGACCATCGAGACCCACGCCAAGCACGGCACCGACACCGGCAGCACCGCCGTCCAGATCGCCCTCCTGACCGAGCGCATCAACAACCTGTCGGTTCACCTGACCGCCAACAAGAAGGACAAGCACGGCCAGCGCGGCCTGCAGCTCCTGAACGGTCAGCGCCGCCGCCTGCTGAAGTACCTCGAGCGCACCAGCTACGACGAGTACATCGCCCTGACGGACCAGCTGAAGATCCGCCGCGGCCAGCGCATCGTCCGCTAA